A genome region from Colwellia sp. Arc7-D includes the following:
- the secD gene encoding protein translocase subunit SecD → MNTRNKSSIKNISWRNMVIFITLIFMIINALPNLYPDKTNIQLISNNSNIEQTTPEQLNTLLLNNNLASEKIITNATGTIITLENKSDEQAAKELLNTAFAGKYVISSTVSNEGPSWFKAMNMEPIKLGLDLSGGVLFVLDVDTERALFEHMKGLGTDLKTQSIEKRIRGVNVAQVNNYSLEVSFPSAMKSKLELLLSDITKHSPELSTKNISNTHISLLYSPQEQVNFRQATMKQTLKTMRGRIEELGITEAITQQQGKNRIRIELPGVHNPEEAKRIIGATATLDFYQLADDSNTAGMIQMTDSSGRKFNLNSKVVFSGSSIKNARAGQDEMGMPSVNLTLDSVGGKKMSTFSKDNIGKPMVTLFSEFHRNSDNEIVKKSKIINVANISQHLGAQFSITHMSSPQAAQELSLLLRAGSLNAPVTIVMQRNIEATLGADNIDNGIKALSIGIAFTLLFMAVWYRTLGLIANVALALNLISLLGLMSLLPGAVLTLPGIAGLVLTVGMAVDANVLIFERIKEELRRGRKALSAIEVGYKSAFATILDANITTMITGIILYTIGYGPVKGFAIILCLGILTSMFTGVFVAKTLTNMVIRDNKNKLLGITLDDNVNAKSLSESTSKVATKTKAKSLINSGANS, encoded by the coding sequence ATGAACACACGCAACAAGTCCAGCATAAAAAATATTAGCTGGCGAAATATGGTTATTTTTATCACGCTAATATTTATGATTATTAATGCCCTACCAAATTTATACCCTGATAAAACAAATATTCAGTTAATCAGTAATAACAGCAATATTGAACAAACGACACCAGAGCAATTAAACACACTGTTGCTTAACAATAACCTGGCATCAGAAAAAATAATAACGAATGCAACGGGCACAATAATTACGCTAGAAAATAAGTCAGACGAACAAGCCGCTAAAGAATTATTAAATACAGCATTTGCCGGTAAATATGTCATCAGTAGTACAGTATCAAACGAGGGTCCATCTTGGTTTAAGGCCATGAATATGGAACCTATAAAACTAGGGTTAGATCTTAGTGGCGGGGTTTTATTTGTACTTGATGTTGATACCGAGAGAGCTTTATTTGAACACATGAAAGGGCTTGGCACAGATCTAAAAACCCAAAGTATAGAAAAACGTATACGAGGCGTTAATGTAGCTCAAGTTAATAATTATTCTCTTGAAGTTAGCTTCCCTTCTGCCATGAAAAGTAAGCTTGAATTACTGCTGAGTGATATAACTAAACATTCACCTGAGTTAAGCACTAAAAACATAAGTAATACGCATATATCGCTACTTTACTCGCCTCAAGAGCAAGTAAACTTTAGACAAGCTACCATGAAGCAAACTCTAAAAACTATGCGTGGGCGTATTGAAGAATTAGGGATCACTGAAGCAATAACCCAACAACAAGGGAAAAATAGAATACGTATAGAACTACCCGGTGTGCATAACCCGGAAGAGGCTAAACGTATTATTGGTGCTACCGCAACACTGGACTTTTATCAACTCGCTGATGATTCAAATACGGCTGGCATGATACAAATGACAGATAGCAGCGGTCGTAAATTCAACTTAAATAGTAAAGTAGTGTTTTCAGGCAGTAGTATTAAAAATGCCCGTGCCGGACAAGATGAAATGGGTATGCCCTCGGTAAACCTGACTTTGGATAGCGTTGGCGGTAAAAAAATGTCGACCTTTTCGAAAGATAATATTGGTAAACCTATGGTGACTTTATTCTCTGAGTTTCACCGTAACAGTGATAATGAAATAGTTAAAAAGAGTAAAATCATTAATGTTGCGAATATCTCACAACATTTAGGCGCGCAGTTTAGTATTACCCATATGTCGAGCCCACAAGCAGCACAAGAATTGTCGCTATTATTACGTGCTGGCTCTTTAAATGCTCCTGTTACTATCGTAATGCAGCGCAATATTGAAGCAACACTTGGCGCTGACAATATTGATAATGGCATTAAAGCGTTGAGTATTGGCATTGCATTTACATTATTGTTTATGGCGGTTTGGTACCGCACTTTAGGGCTAATTGCTAATGTTGCTTTAGCGCTAAATTTAATCAGTTTATTAGGGCTCATGTCTTTATTACCTGGCGCTGTTTTAACCTTACCAGGTATTGCAGGCTTAGTTTTAACGGTTGGTATGGCGGTTGATGCCAATGTACTTATTTTTGAGCGAATTAAAGAAGAGTTAAGACGAGGACGTAAAGCGCTATCAGCCATTGAAGTTGGCTATAAAAGTGCCTTTGCGACTATTTTAGACGCCAACATTACCACCATGATCACCGGTATTATTTTGTACACTATAGGTTACGGACCGGTTAAAGGTTTTGCTATTATTTTATGTCTTGGAATACTCACCAGTATGTTTACTGGCGTATTTGTCGCAAAAACATTAACCAATATGGTCATTCGAGACAATAAAAATAAATTACTGGGGATTACATTAGACGATAACGTAAACGCTAAGTCCTTATCTGAGTCAACTTCAAAAGTAGCCACTAAAACCAAAGCGAAATCCCTTATCAATTCAGGAGCTAACTCATGA
- the rhlP gene encoding rhombotarget lipoprotein (RhlP (RHombo-target LipoProtein) is a family of predicted lipoproteins that, in general, co-occurs with a form of rhombosortase, and that has an apparent cleavage site for that enzyme, a GlyGly motif, near the C-terminus.) has product MKTRIFIILLSALFLASCSSLMSNNTGKKTQSSSLMDFLYPNHASRAEHQPEIPVLTLPVKVGLAFVPSKNWQRDGIHNKDQIELLEKVKKSFLNYDYIDRIEIIPSTYLNGGEGFTTLEQVGRLYDVDVMALVSYDQVTQSLENNAALLYWTIVGMYIIPGNENSVQTFVDTAVFDIKSKKMLFRAPGINKLEKRTTAIGVDDTLIQKSLEGFSLAVSDMTITLDAELSTFKTRVKEEKIAKVEHREGYSGGAASYYWLFFIILILGRKACCKQSNPIK; this is encoded by the coding sequence ATGAAAACTAGAATTTTTATCATACTGCTAAGCGCTTTATTCTTAGCGTCATGTAGTTCTCTGATGAGCAACAACACGGGGAAGAAAACACAATCAAGTAGCTTGATGGACTTTCTCTACCCTAACCATGCAAGTCGAGCTGAACATCAACCAGAAATTCCAGTGTTAACACTGCCCGTAAAAGTGGGTTTAGCTTTTGTGCCTTCTAAAAACTGGCAAAGAGATGGTATTCATAATAAAGATCAAATAGAGCTACTTGAAAAAGTGAAAAAATCATTTCTCAATTATGATTATATTGATCGTATTGAAATAATACCAAGCACTTACCTTAATGGCGGAGAAGGTTTTACAACTTTAGAACAAGTAGGCCGACTTTATGATGTCGATGTTATGGCGTTGGTATCATATGACCAAGTAACTCAGTCACTTGAAAACAACGCAGCGCTTTTATATTGGACAATTGTCGGAATGTATATAATTCCGGGTAATGAAAATTCGGTTCAAACCTTTGTTGATACCGCTGTTTTTGATATTAAAAGTAAAAAAATGTTATTTAGAGCCCCAGGTATAAATAAGCTTGAAAAAAGAACTACCGCAATAGGGGTTGATGACACGTTAATTCAAAAATCACTCGAAGGATTTAGCTTGGCTGTTTCAGATATGACGATTACTTTAGATGCTGAACTTTCGACATTTAAAACACGAGTGAAAGAAGAAAAAATTGCTAAAGTAGAGCATCGAGAAGGCTATAGTGGAGGTGCAGCAAGTTATTATTGGTTGTTTTTCATAATACTGATTTTAGGTAGAAAAGCCTGCTGTAAGCAATCAAATCCAATAAAGTAA
- a CDS encoding DUF3185 family protein, whose protein sequence is MNNKIIGIVLIIVGVALALWGYNIYDSATSQVTRVVSGDTPIEAWGGMVGGVIAALIGITKLK, encoded by the coding sequence ATGAATAATAAAATTATTGGTATAGTACTTATTATTGTCGGTGTAGCTTTAGCATTATGGGGCTATAACATTTATGATTCTGCAACTTCTCAAGTTACCCGAGTCGTTAGCGGAGATACACCCATTGAAGCTTGGGGTGGTATGGTTGGTGGTGTTATTGCTGCGTTAATTGGTATCACTAAGCTAAAATAA
- a CDS encoding LysE family translocator translates to MDLMQGLLIITSIHLLAAASPGPDFVLVSQQTLSNGKQSGFMVSIGIALGLSVHIIYSALGLAAVIANSATALWLIKLIGGCYLIYLGIQGLRAKPLGKTEDAKLKQAIAKHSNVKAIVKGFLCNALNPKAPIYFVALFTVVLSPDLPLLHLVIYGVWMMILQLLWFSAVVVLLSRPSVNEKFQRLGHWIDRVLGGAMILIGLKVLTSKIN, encoded by the coding sequence ATGGATTTAATGCAAGGTTTACTCATTATTACCTCAATTCACTTGTTGGCCGCGGCATCTCCTGGACCAGACTTTGTATTGGTGTCACAACAAACACTCTCTAATGGTAAGCAATCTGGCTTTATGGTGAGTATTGGTATCGCCTTAGGCTTATCGGTTCATATTATTTATTCTGCCTTAGGTTTAGCGGCGGTTATTGCTAATTCAGCAACAGCATTATGGCTAATAAAACTTATTGGCGGGTGTTATTTAATTTATTTAGGTATACAAGGCTTAAGAGCAAAACCTTTGGGTAAGACAGAAGATGCTAAGCTAAAGCAAGCAATTGCAAAGCATTCAAATGTTAAGGCTATTGTTAAAGGTTTTTTATGTAATGCGTTAAATCCAAAAGCGCCCATCTATTTTGTTGCATTGTTCACCGTGGTGTTATCGCCAGATTTACCACTATTACATTTGGTTATTTACGGTGTTTGGATGATGATATTACAACTACTGTGGTTTTCTGCTGTCGTAGTTTTACTTTCTAGACCCAGTGTAAATGAAAAATTTCAGCGATTAGGTCATTGGATCGATCGCGTGCTTGGCGGCGCTATGATATTAATAGGCTTAAAAGTGCTAACCAGTAAAATAAATTAG
- a CDS encoding DUF962 domain-containing protein gives MSDTTAKQYTDFKSFYPFYLSQHQNIICRRLHFIGSSLIILMLSYILLSSAWVLLWTLPLLGYGFAWLGHFFFEKNRPATFTYPIYSLLGDWVMYKDMLLGKLKF, from the coding sequence ATGTCTGATACAACCGCAAAACAATACACTGACTTTAAATCGTTTTATCCTTTTTACTTAAGCCAGCATCAAAATATTATTTGTAGAAGGTTACACTTTATCGGCTCCAGCTTAATTATACTGATGCTTAGTTATATTTTATTAAGCTCTGCTTGGGTATTACTCTGGACTTTACCCTTATTGGGTTATGGATTTGCCTGGCTTGGACACTTCTTTTTTGAGAAAAATAGACCCGCGACATTTACCTACCCTATTTATAGCCTGCTAGGTGACTGGGTTATGTATAAAGATATGTTACTCGGTAAACTAAAATTTTAG
- a CDS encoding DUF1697 domain-containing protein has translation MSTYISLLRGINVAGQKIIKMADLRALYQKLSFENVQSYIQSGNLIFNYKGDGINECSQLAKSISQLIAKQYHFEVPVIVLTPDDLQSARLNLPFKDIDPISDGSKVLLCFLSEIPTKSITVLSPYIKASEQMDLIGKVLYLHCEEGYGRSKLTLSNIEKHLNVQATSRNLKTVDKLITLTKDNIN, from the coding sequence TTGAGTACTTATATTTCATTATTACGCGGCATTAATGTTGCGGGTCAAAAAATCATAAAAATGGCGGACTTGCGTGCGCTTTATCAAAAATTATCGTTTGAAAACGTACAGAGCTATATCCAAAGTGGAAACTTAATCTTTAACTATAAAGGCGATGGCATAAATGAATGCTCGCAACTGGCTAAAAGTATAAGCCAGCTTATTGCTAAGCAATATCATTTTGAGGTGCCGGTTATTGTTTTAACACCCGATGATTTGCAAAGTGCACGCTTAAACTTACCTTTTAAAGATATCGACCCTATTTCAGATGGCAGTAAAGTGCTGTTATGTTTTTTATCCGAGATCCCAACCAAGTCGATAACAGTATTATCGCCTTACATTAAAGCAAGTGAACAAATGGATCTTATTGGCAAGGTACTTTATTTACATTGTGAAGAAGGGTATGGCCGCTCAAAATTGACTCTGAGTAATATTGAAAAGCATTTAAATGTTCAGGCGACATCGCGAAATTTAAAAACTGTTGATAAGCTTATTACACTCACTAAAGATAATATCAACTAA
- a CDS encoding response regulator, with translation MTVSNSRVLATSLFLFVNFLISFTAHSQKQNSLPQIEEKFTQQLTEIEDMADQNEALKLITVLSEDASLPILQKLTVLASKSRVLHQLGQLENAIVVAQKEQALANKFHFNQIEADAYKRIGVYSYYNGNNELALHAYQQALNYYLTIDEPIAQANLHNNIALVHAVTSEFEKALLSYQKAEKIYQEFGSEIDKIDIKFNIAGFHLELKRFDIAIAMYHDVIERRAKIADLSGLVMAYGDIGTSYKYQGDYKKAEHYMLLSLNSARENKDDFYVASVLHNLAELQNDLQNIDKATAYAKESIRLSIEQGHDNAYSGALYSLAKANFYQGKYQLAMDLVEQSNTIAVKRKNRDQIQYNLSLQALIYAAQHQNYKAITSQYDFLKAQFELSNSELNSKLALFNSKQLKQEVKQLKQQKRLQELETERSSQARTIIIIAIIATLLIGFLITHRIIERRSKNALEIKVKQRTTELEYLMKELQNANNIKSQFLANMSHEIRTPLTTVIGQAEAIINGDVEEFYINKEVEIILGNSLHLLELTNNILDLSKIEANKIELEIQSQNLHNILQELANMFCLQAKSKGLTFDIVHCLPKPFLINIDGFRVKQILINLCANAIKFTQQGHVELNISQSETHLIFKITDSGIGMSSSQLQNLFESFTQGDSSINRRFGGTGLGLCLSDQLAKIMGGKIEVESELNQGSVFAFSLPCQATMSEHCNEIKVSSDETTKAINEQQLKGTILLAEDHNDNRRLIARLLTSIGLDVITARNGYEAITLFKQHQPSLVLMDIQMPEMDGIEAFKILRQKGFQTPIIALTANAMSHEIAHYLSLGFNGHLSKPIERNIFIPTIAKYYDGNITQEKADESFNSVDMSDLVTEFKSNLVLEQQDLVLHINNHDNDKLSKLAHRIAGAAQMFGFANLSEYAINLEIAINHNDTASINNYTQKLLNEIDQVLW, from the coding sequence ATGACGGTTTCCAATAGCAGGGTATTAGCTACTTCATTGTTTTTATTTGTAAACTTTCTCATCAGTTTTACCGCTCACAGTCAGAAGCAAAACTCACTCCCTCAGATAGAAGAAAAATTCACTCAGCAACTAACAGAAATTGAGGACATGGCTGATCAAAATGAAGCTTTGAAATTAATAACTGTCTTGAGCGAAGATGCCTCGTTGCCAATACTTCAAAAACTGACGGTATTAGCAAGCAAAAGTAGAGTGCTTCATCAATTAGGTCAACTAGAAAATGCGATTGTTGTCGCTCAAAAAGAGCAAGCATTAGCTAATAAATTCCACTTTAATCAAATTGAAGCAGACGCTTATAAAAGAATAGGTGTTTATTCCTATTACAATGGCAACAATGAACTGGCCCTTCACGCTTATCAGCAGGCACTTAATTATTACCTGACAATTGATGAGCCAATTGCTCAAGCCAATTTACACAACAATATTGCCTTAGTACACGCAGTAACCAGTGAATTTGAAAAAGCGTTACTCAGCTACCAAAAAGCGGAAAAAATATATCAAGAGTTTGGTAGTGAAATAGATAAAATTGACATTAAATTTAATATTGCGGGCTTTCATTTAGAGTTAAAACGTTTTGATATTGCTATAGCCATGTATCACGACGTTATTGAAAGACGCGCTAAAATTGCTGATTTAAGCGGCCTTGTTATGGCGTATGGTGATATTGGTACCTCGTACAAGTATCAAGGAGACTATAAAAAGGCCGAGCATTATATGCTTTTGTCGCTTAATTCTGCTCGTGAAAATAAAGATGATTTCTATGTGGCGTCGGTCTTACATAACTTAGCCGAACTTCAAAACGATCTACAAAATATTGACAAAGCAACAGCCTATGCAAAGGAAAGTATTCGCCTAAGTATTGAGCAAGGCCATGATAACGCTTATTCAGGGGCATTATACAGCCTAGCTAAAGCAAATTTTTATCAAGGAAAGTATCAATTAGCAATGGACCTTGTAGAGCAGTCAAATACCATTGCAGTAAAACGAAAAAACAGAGACCAGATACAATATAACCTTTCATTACAAGCGTTAATATATGCTGCGCAACATCAAAACTATAAAGCAATTACTAGCCAGTATGACTTTTTAAAAGCACAATTTGAATTATCGAATAGCGAACTTAATTCTAAATTAGCCTTGTTTAACTCCAAACAGTTAAAGCAGGAAGTTAAACAACTTAAGCAACAAAAGCGTTTACAAGAGCTTGAAACTGAGCGCTCATCACAAGCACGTACCATCATTATAATTGCCATTATTGCTACGCTATTAATAGGTTTTTTAATTACCCATCGCATCATTGAACGTCGCTCGAAAAATGCACTCGAAATAAAGGTAAAACAACGCACCACAGAGCTTGAGTACTTAATGAAAGAGTTACAAAATGCTAATAATATTAAAAGCCAGTTTTTAGCAAATATGAGTCATGAAATCAGAACACCGTTAACCACGGTTATTGGCCAAGCTGAAGCTATTATTAATGGTGATGTTGAAGAGTTTTATATAAATAAAGAGGTTGAAATAATTCTTGGCAATAGTTTACATCTATTAGAGCTTACGAATAATATTCTCGATTTAAGTAAAATTGAAGCGAATAAAATTGAGTTAGAAATACAAAGTCAAAACTTACACAACATATTACAAGAACTCGCCAATATGTTTTGTTTGCAGGCGAAATCTAAAGGCTTAACATTTGACATAGTACATTGCTTACCTAAACCATTTTTAATCAATATTGATGGCTTTCGTGTTAAACAAATTTTGATCAACTTATGTGCCAATGCGATTAAATTTACGCAACAAGGACATGTAGAGTTAAATATTAGCCAAAGTGAAACACACTTAATATTTAAAATCACCGATAGTGGTATTGGTATGAGTAGCTCACAATTGCAAAACTTATTTGAAAGCTTCACCCAAGGTGATAGTAGTATTAATCGACGTTTTGGTGGTACCGGATTAGGTTTATGTTTATCAGACCAGTTAGCTAAAATTATGGGAGGGAAAATTGAAGTTGAGAGTGAATTAAACCAAGGCAGTGTTTTCGCTTTTAGTCTACCTTGCCAAGCAACAATGTCTGAACATTGTAATGAAATAAAAGTATCGTCTGATGAAACAACTAAAGCGATAAACGAGCAACAATTAAAAGGTACAATTTTACTCGCTGAAGATCATAATGACAATCGTCGACTTATTGCTCGCTTACTTACTTCGATAGGCTTAGACGTTATTACCGCACGTAATGGTTATGAAGCCATCACGCTATTTAAACAGCATCAACCATCGTTGGTATTGATGGATATTCAAATGCCTGAAATGGACGGTATTGAAGCGTTTAAAATTTTACGGCAAAAAGGCTTTCAAACCCCTATTATTGCATTAACGGCCAATGCCATGTCGCATGAAATAGCGCATTATTTATCGTTGGGCTTTAATGGTCATTTATCTAAACCGATTGAGCGAAATATCTTTATTCCCACCATTGCCAAATATTACGACGGTAATATCACGCAGGAAAAAGCCGATGAAAGCTTTAACAGTGTTGATATGTCAGATTTAGTAACAGAATTTAAATCTAACCTGGTGTTAGAACAGCAAGACTTAGTTTTACATATAAACAATCATGACAACGATAAGCTTTCGAAATTAGCGCATCGTATTGCTGGTGCTGCGCAAATGTTTGGTTTTGCCAATTTATCTGAATATGCCATCAATTTAGAAATAGCGATTAATCATAATGATACGGCGAGTATTAATAATTACACTCAAAAATTACTCAACGAAATAGACCAAGTATTATGGTAA
- a CDS encoding response regulator, whose amino-acid sequence MAISHRTVLFKLLILLSSLFINISAHSYNKNSFQYFGKNFGQELSVIEDMDDQNKALELIITLCEDESLPTLEKLSALASKSRTLHKLGQLENAIKVAQQEQELAHEFELNRLEADAYKRIGVYAYYNGKNRLALHSYQQALNYYLTLDEPIAQANLYNNIALVYGRASQPVRELAIYQKIQPIYQQYGSEKDNIDVLTNIANLHLRLKRFDTSISMYHDIIEKLLKTSDKIGVAKAYSDLGSSYKNAGDYQKAEHYMTLALSLHRKNKDDYNAASTLHNLAELNNYLHNIDKAIVFAEESIRLSNAQGHTNAYVGAKYSLALAYFYQGKYDLALQNVEESTKVINKIDYKEQLKFNLSLQALIYAAQHKNFEAVASHRTFLQTQLELANSQLNTQLALFDSEQLKQQVEQLKQQKLLQKLEVEGSLQSRIIIIIVVVASFVIAFLIARREIENRSKNALETKVKQRTTELEYLMQELQNANNIKSQFLANMSHEIRTPLTTVIGQAEAIISGDVEEAYISKEVKIILGNSLHLLELTNNILDLSKIEANKIELEIQSQNLHDILQELANMFCLQANSKGLTFDIVHRLPEPFLIDIDGFRVKQILINLCANAIKFTPKGHIELNISQSETHLMFKITDSGIGMSSSQLQHLFESFTQGDSSINRRFGGTGLGLCLSDQLAKIMGGKIEVESELNQGSVFAFSLPCKAHFNKQLIENKISIIDTQVNIDCHHQELPQQLKGTILLADDHNDNRRLIARLLSSIGLNVITARNGYETIALFKQHQPALVLMDIQMPEMDGIEAFKILRQKGFQTPIIALTANAMSHEIAHYLSLGFNGHLSKPIERNIFIPTIAKYYDGSITQEKANESFQNVDMSDLVKEFKSNLVLEQQDLVLHINNKDYEKLSNLSHRIAGAAQMFGFADLSQYAIKLETAIKNNHSIDVNEYTQKLLNEIDQVLW is encoded by the coding sequence ATGGCGATATCTCACCGAACGGTGTTATTCAAATTACTCATTTTACTCTCCAGTTTATTTATTAATATTTCGGCTCACAGCTACAATAAAAATTCATTTCAATATTTTGGTAAAAATTTTGGACAAGAATTGTCTGTAATTGAAGACATGGATGATCAAAATAAAGCGTTAGAACTCATCATTACACTTTGCGAAGATGAGTCTCTACCAACATTAGAAAAACTTTCTGCTTTAGCCAGTAAAAGTCGAACCTTGCATAAATTAGGTCAGCTTGAAAACGCAATTAAAGTAGCACAGCAAGAGCAAGAACTTGCTCATGAATTTGAGTTAAATCGATTAGAAGCAGATGCTTATAAAAGGATAGGGGTTTATGCTTATTATAATGGCAAAAATCGATTGGCATTGCACTCTTATCAACAAGCACTTAACTATTATCTCACCCTTGATGAACCTATTGCTCAAGCAAACTTATACAATAATATCGCGCTAGTTTATGGCCGAGCTTCTCAACCTGTGCGAGAGTTAGCGATATATCAAAAAATTCAGCCCATTTATCAGCAGTATGGCAGCGAAAAAGATAATATTGACGTCTTAACGAATATCGCAAATTTACATTTACGCTTAAAAAGATTCGATACGTCGATATCTATGTATCATGACATTATTGAAAAATTATTAAAAACCTCAGATAAAATCGGAGTAGCGAAAGCTTACAGTGATTTAGGCTCGTCTTATAAAAATGCTGGTGACTACCAAAAAGCCGAGCACTACATGACATTAGCACTGAGTTTACATAGAAAAAATAAAGATGATTATAATGCGGCATCCACATTGCATAATTTAGCTGAACTCAACAATTACCTTCATAATATTGATAAAGCTATAGTTTTTGCAGAGGAAAGTATTCGTCTTAGTAATGCTCAAGGACATACCAACGCTTATGTTGGCGCTAAATACAGTTTGGCTCTCGCCTACTTTTATCAAGGTAAGTATGACTTAGCATTACAAAACGTCGAAGAATCTACTAAGGTTATCAACAAAATTGATTATAAAGAGCAACTAAAATTTAACTTATCTTTACAAGCATTGATTTATGCAGCACAACATAAAAACTTTGAAGCCGTTGCTAGCCACCGAACTTTTTTACAAACACAGCTTGAGTTGGCAAACAGTCAACTGAACACGCAATTAGCGCTTTTTGATTCTGAGCAGTTAAAGCAACAAGTTGAGCAATTAAAGCAACAAAAACTTTTACAGAAACTTGAGGTAGAGGGTTCTTTACAATCAAGAATTATTATTATCATTGTTGTTGTCGCAAGCTTCGTTATCGCCTTTTTAATTGCTAGACGAGAAATAGAAAACCGTTCAAAAAATGCACTTGAAACCAAAGTTAAACAAAGAACGACAGAACTCGAATACTTAATGCAAGAATTGCAAAACGCTAATAATATTAAAAGTCAGTTTTTAGCGAATATGAGTCACGAAATAAGAACACCTTTAACTACGGTTATTGGTCAAGCTGAAGCTATTATTAGTGGCGATGTAGAAGAAGCCTATATCAGTAAAGAGGTTAAAATAATTCTCGGTAATAGCTTACATTTATTAGAGCTTACCAATAATATTTTAGACTTGAGTAAAATAGAAGCTAATAAAATTGAGCTTGAAATACAAAGTCAAAACTTGCACGACATTTTGCAAGAACTCGCCAATATGTTTTGTTTACAAGCAAATTCTAAAGGTTTAACGTTTGACATTGTGCATCGTTTGCCTGAACCATTTTTAATCGATATTGATGGCTTTCGTGTTAAACAAATTTTGATCAATCTATGTGCTAATGCCATTAAGTTTACGCCCAAAGGGCATATAGAGTTGAATATTAGCCAAAGTGAAACACACTTGATGTTTAAAATTACCGATAGCGGCATCGGTATGAGTAGTTCACAATTACAGCACTTGTTTGAAAGCTTTACCCAAGGAGATAGCAGCATAAATAGGCGCTTTGGCGGTACAGGGCTAGGGTTATGTTTATCAGATCAATTAGCGAAAATTATGGGCGGGAAAATTGAAGTAGAAAGTGAGTTAAATCAAGGCAGTGTTTTTGCCTTTAGTTTGCCTTGTAAAGCCCACTTTAATAAACAGCTTATTGAAAACAAGATATCGATAATTGACACACAGGTGAACATTGATTGTCATCATCAAGAGTTGCCTCAGCAATTAAAAGGCACAATTTTACTTGCTGATGATCATAATGATAATCGCCGACTTATTGCTAGATTATTGAGCTCAATTGGTTTAAATGTGATCACAGCTCGTAACGGCTACGAAACCATTGCGTTATTCAAACAACATCAACCAGCATTGGTATTAATGGATATTCAAATGCCTGAAATGGACGGTATTGAAGCGTTTAAAATTTTACGGCAAAAAGGTTTTCAAACCCCTATTATTGCATTAACGGCCAATGCCATGTCGCATGAAATAGCACATTATTTATCGTTGGGCTTTAATGGTCATTTATCTAAGCCTATTGAGCGAAATATATTTATCCCTACCATTGCCAAATATTACGATGGCAGTATCACACAAGAAAAAGCGAATGAGAGTTTTCAAAATGTTGATATGTCCGATTTAGTCAAAGAGTTTAAATCTAACTTAGTGTTAGAGCAGCAAGATTTAGTGCTACATATTAACAATAAAGATTATGAAAAACTTTCGAATTTATCACATCGTATTGCTGGCGCAGCGCAAATGTTTGGTTTTGCTGATTTATCTCAATATGCCATCAAGTTAGAAACGGCGATCAAAAATAACCACAGTATCGATGTGAATGAATACACCCAAAAGTTACTCAACGAAATAGACCAAGTTTTGTGGTAA